A single region of the Paramicrobacterium fandaimingii genome encodes:
- a CDS encoding sulfurtransferase, whose translation MPTLDMDAAAALAQHGTLIDSRAAERFRGESEPLDPRAGHVPGAVNVPSEGYLVDGRFRDADELRRVFARVGAEPGAPVGTYCGSGVTAAHTVLALHEIGVESAVFPGSWSQWSNHADRPAATGEN comes from the coding sequence ATGCCGACGCTCGACATGGATGCCGCGGCTGCGCTGGCTCAGCACGGAACCTTGATCGATTCGCGAGCCGCAGAGCGGTTTCGCGGTGAAAGTGAGCCGCTGGATCCGCGGGCCGGCCACGTTCCCGGGGCCGTGAACGTGCCATCCGAGGGCTACCTCGTCGACGGCAGATTTCGGGATGCCGATGAGCTGCGGCGCGTCTTCGCCCGTGTCGGGGCGGAGCCGGGCGCTCCTGTGGGCACGTACTGCGGTTCGGGGGTCACCGCCGCGCACACGGTGCTCGCTCTGCACGAGATCGGCGTCGAGTCGGCTGTGTTCCCCGGTTCCTGGAGCCAGTGGTCGAACCATGCAGATCGTCCGGCAGCGACGGGCGAGAACTAA
- a CDS encoding sulfurtransferase yields MRSALVTPEQVERMLRERSTVRLLDVRWTLAKPDGRDDYIRGHLPGAVYVDLDADLAAQGLPATEGRHPLPDIDALQSTARRLGIRRGDAVVAYDAWNIMGAARAWWLLRWAGLADVRVLNGGIDAWRAAGLPLETGRSSRSAVMWS; encoded by the coding sequence ATGAGATCGGCACTCGTGACACCAGAGCAGGTAGAGCGGATGCTGCGGGAACGGTCGACCGTGCGGCTTCTCGATGTGCGCTGGACGCTCGCGAAGCCTGACGGTCGCGACGACTACATTCGCGGGCATCTGCCCGGGGCCGTATACGTCGACCTCGATGCCGACCTTGCCGCGCAAGGATTGCCCGCGACGGAGGGGCGCCACCCGCTTCCCGACATCGACGCGCTGCAGTCGACGGCTCGGCGCTTGGGCATTCGCCGCGGTGACGCCGTTGTGGCGTACGACGCCTGGAACATCATGGGCGCCGCACGGGCATGGTGGCTGCTTCGCTGGGCCGGACTTGCCGACGTGCGGGTGCTGAACGGCGGAATCGATGCGTGGAGGGCGGCCGGTCTGCCGCTGGAGACGGGGCGGTCGAGCCGATCAGCGGTGATGTGGAGTTGA
- a CDS encoding thioesterase family protein, with translation MSEPYYRDLGDERFESTIHAQGAWNEHEQHMAPASGLLTEVIDREFATEGMRIARLSFEIYGIIHAGEFEVRTQVLRPGRTIELVQAEMICGDRVAISARAWLLATSDTSDLAGIEDAPLQPLRDAERWDGMSPWPGGYIESLEFRTLGEPRPGSRQTWLRSQHPLVDSGDVSPLAHLVRLADTANGLSAREHPAKLLYPNVDLQIHVHRLPRGDWLGIDGVQQYGPDGVGLTSSILNDETGPFARVEQILTLRRR, from the coding sequence ATGAGTGAGCCGTATTACCGCGATCTCGGCGACGAGAGATTTGAATCGACGATCCATGCGCAAGGCGCGTGGAACGAGCACGAACAGCACATGGCGCCGGCGTCGGGGCTGCTGACCGAGGTGATCGACCGCGAATTCGCCACAGAGGGGATGCGGATCGCGAGACTCAGCTTTGAGATCTACGGGATCATTCACGCGGGCGAGTTCGAGGTGCGCACGCAGGTGCTGCGGCCAGGGCGCACGATCGAACTCGTGCAGGCAGAGATGATCTGCGGCGACCGCGTTGCCATCTCGGCTCGGGCCTGGCTGCTGGCCACGTCAGACACCAGCGACCTCGCCGGCATCGAAGACGCGCCTCTGCAGCCGCTTCGGGACGCTGAGCGGTGGGACGGGATGTCGCCGTGGCCCGGGGGATACATCGAGTCTCTCGAGTTTCGCACCCTGGGAGAGCCTCGGCCCGGCTCACGGCAGACGTGGCTGCGATCGCAGCATCCGCTTGTCGATTCGGGCGACGTGTCGCCGCTCGCTCACCTCGTGCGGCTCGCCGATACCGCGAACGGCCTCTCGGCGCGCGAGCATCCGGCGAAGCTGCTGTACCCCAACGTCGACCTGCAGATTCACGTGCATCGGCTGCCCCGGGGCGACTGGCTCGGAATCGACGGCGTTCAGCAGTACGGTCCAGATGGTGTCGGCCTGACTTCCAGCATCCTGAACGATGAGACGGGCCCGTTCGCGCGCGTCGAGCAGATTCTCACGCTGCGCCGGCGATGA
- a CDS encoding TetR/AcrR family transcriptional regulator produces the protein MVNNRRGRPHGRSPARDQLLEAARRHFEAGDLTRVSARDLAAEVGVSHTLVNYHFGSRDALIAAAVALSAAPHQMVAAATDGRGQIDIERLVHGLIVVWEHPEHGQRLVGFARHLSSGDAGAAALQEYLRHAVFEPLVTAFGQERARYMTTAIVGVVFGRYVLELPILTMLTRRQLAAHLLSMMR, from the coding sequence ATGGTCAATAACCGGCGGGGGCGCCCTCACGGCCGGAGTCCGGCGCGCGATCAGCTGCTTGAAGCCGCACGGCGGCATTTTGAGGCGGGCGATCTGACGCGGGTCTCGGCGCGAGATCTGGCAGCCGAGGTTGGCGTGAGCCACACGTTGGTCAATTATCACTTCGGCTCACGTGATGCCCTGATCGCCGCGGCCGTCGCGCTCAGTGCAGCACCGCACCAGATGGTCGCCGCCGCGACGGATGGCCGTGGACAGATCGATATCGAACGACTCGTTCACGGACTCATCGTCGTGTGGGAGCATCCGGAACACGGGCAGCGGCTCGTCGGCTTCGCGCGCCACCTGAGTTCTGGCGATGCGGGTGCGGCAGCTCTGCAGGAATACCTGCGGCACGCGGTATTCGAACCGCTTGTCACCGCCTTCGGCCAGGAGCGCGCGCGATATATGACCACGGCGATCGTCGGCGTGGTCTTCGGGCGATACGTGCTCGAACTGCCAATACTCACGATGCTGACGCGGCGGCAGCTTGCCGCCCACCTGCTCTCCATGATGCGCTGA
- a CDS encoding FAD-dependent oxidoreductase — MNSTYEADCVVVGGGPAGLMTGFLLARSGVETIVVEKHADFLRDFRGDTIHPSTQELLVELGLLDDFLSRPHADVTKVTMSWNGVELTLADFSHLPTRRKLLSFMPQWDFLDMIADASAQVPAFRLIRSTQVTDVIREGGRISGVTASGPDGEVTLKAKLVIGADGRDSSVRAAAGLSPVGAAAAMDVLWFRLAKSPGETYPFIQAGAGMIITIDRDDFFQIAHVIPAGSWSGTDSDVQLMKQRIMHISPRMADAAADITADDVHVLRVRLERLRRWYEDGLLCIGDAAHAMSPAGGVGINLAIQDAVAAARLLAPVLQRGVPTPAALKRVQRRRSFPARVTQRVQRTLQGPLLASHAPGTPLPLPLRLLRNVPVLSRLTGRFVGLGIRRESTLS; from the coding sequence ATGAACAGCACATATGAAGCAGACTGCGTGGTCGTCGGTGGCGGGCCCGCAGGGTTGATGACGGGTTTTCTCCTTGCCCGTTCGGGAGTCGAGACGATCGTCGTCGAAAAGCACGCTGACTTCCTGAGGGACTTTCGCGGAGACACGATCCATCCCTCAACGCAGGAGCTGCTCGTCGAGCTCGGCCTCCTCGACGACTTCCTCAGTCGGCCCCATGCCGATGTCACGAAGGTAACAATGAGCTGGAATGGCGTAGAACTCACACTCGCCGATTTCAGCCATCTGCCCACGCGGCGCAAGCTTCTCTCGTTCATGCCCCAATGGGACTTTCTCGACATGATCGCCGACGCCAGCGCGCAGGTGCCCGCCTTCCGGCTCATCCGCTCGACACAGGTCACCGACGTCATTCGCGAGGGTGGTCGCATCTCCGGGGTGACAGCGAGCGGTCCAGACGGAGAGGTCACGCTCAAGGCCAAGCTTGTGATCGGTGCCGATGGGCGCGATTCGTCTGTGCGTGCTGCCGCGGGCCTCTCCCCCGTCGGCGCTGCTGCGGCGATGGACGTGCTGTGGTTCCGCCTCGCCAAGTCTCCGGGAGAGACGTATCCGTTCATTCAGGCGGGAGCCGGCATGATCATCACCATCGACCGCGACGATTTCTTCCAGATCGCCCACGTGATTCCGGCCGGAAGCTGGTCGGGGACCGACTCCGACGTTCAGCTGATGAAACAGCGCATTATGCACATCTCCCCGCGCATGGCGGATGCCGCGGCAGACATCACTGCCGATGATGTGCACGTGCTTCGCGTGCGTCTCGAGAGGCTTCGCCGTTGGTACGAAGACGGCCTCCTCTGCATCGGCGATGCAGCGCACGCCATGTCTCCGGCAGGCGGCGTCGGCATCAATCTGGCGATTCAGGATGCTGTTGCCGCAGCGCGGCTCCTTGCACCGGTGCTGCAACGCGGCGTGCCGACGCCAGCGGCCCTCAAGCGCGTGCAGAGGCGCAGAAGCTTTCCCGCACGCGTCACGCAGCGTGTGCAGCGCACGCTGCAAGGCCCGTTGCTGGCGTCGCACGCCCCGGGCACGCCGCTCCCGCTCCCGCTTCGCCTGCTCCGCAACGTGCCCGTGCTCTCGCGGCTGACCGGGAGGTTTGTCGGCCTCGGCATCCGCAGAGAATCGACTCTCTCGTGA
- a CDS encoding nuclear transport factor 2 family protein translates to MSTASLPGPIQEFIDATNSGDTERFVAAFSEDAYLNDWGREFSGRDGVRSWDRTDNIGKQTHFEVVAIAPGAQDGSYAVTVNVTGNGFNGTGPLDFVVRDGSIAELRIS, encoded by the coding sequence GTGAGTACAGCATCTCTCCCTGGCCCCATTCAGGAGTTCATCGACGCAACCAATTCTGGCGACACCGAGCGGTTCGTCGCTGCATTCTCTGAGGACGCCTACTTAAACGACTGGGGTCGTGAGTTCTCCGGTCGCGACGGCGTTCGCAGCTGGGACCGGACTGACAATATTGGTAAGCAGACGCACTTCGAGGTCGTCGCCATCGCTCCCGGGGCGCAGGACGGGTCGTACGCCGTCACAGTGAACGTCACGGGCAACGGCTTCAATGGAACAGGCCCACTCGATTTCGTCGTGCGCGACGGCAGCATCGCGGAGCTGCGCATTAGCTGA
- the nrdF gene encoding class 1b ribonucleoside-diphosphate reductase subunit beta codes for MTPPEKLKLVEQVQAINWNRIEDEKDVEVWHRLTGNFWLPEKVPLSNDVQSWNTLNAKEQELTMRVFTGLTLLDTIQGTVGAVSLIPDAVTPHEEAVYTNIAFMESVHAKSYSSIFSTLCSTKEIDEAFRWSVENENLQRKAAIIMDYYRGDDPLKRKVASTLLESFLFYSGFYLPMYWSSRAKLTNTADLIRLIIRDEAVHGYYIGYKYQKGLEKVSQAERDELKDYTFNLMYELYENEVQYTQDLYDGVGLTEDVKKFLHYNANKALMNLGYEPMFPSTATDVNPSILSALSPNADENHDFFSGSGSSYVIGKAVSTEDEDWDF; via the coding sequence GTGACTCCCCCCGAGAAGCTGAAACTGGTTGAACAGGTTCAAGCGATCAACTGGAACCGCATCGAAGACGAGAAAGATGTCGAGGTGTGGCACCGTCTCACCGGAAACTTCTGGCTCCCCGAGAAAGTGCCGCTCTCCAACGACGTGCAATCGTGGAACACGCTGAACGCGAAAGAGCAAGAGCTCACAATGCGCGTGTTCACCGGTTTGACGCTGCTGGACACGATTCAGGGCACCGTCGGTGCTGTCTCGCTCATTCCTGACGCAGTGACACCGCACGAAGAGGCCGTCTACACGAACATTGCGTTCATGGAATCGGTGCATGCCAAGAGCTACTCGTCGATCTTCTCGACGCTGTGCTCAACCAAGGAGATCGACGAGGCATTCCGTTGGTCTGTCGAGAACGAGAACCTGCAGCGCAAGGCAGCGATCATCATGGACTACTACCGTGGTGACGACCCGCTCAAGCGCAAGGTCGCCTCGACGCTTCTCGAATCGTTCCTGTTCTACTCGGGCTTCTACCTGCCGATGTACTGGTCGAGCCGGGCCAAGCTCACCAACACAGCCGACCTCATCAGGTTGATCATCCGCGACGAGGCCGTGCACGGGTACTACATCGGCTACAAGTACCAGAAGGGCCTCGAGAAGGTCAGCCAGGCCGAGCGCGACGAGCTCAAGGACTACACGTTCAACCTCATGTACGAGCTCTACGAGAACGAGGTGCAGTACACGCAAGACCTCTACGACGGCGTCGGTCTCACCGAAGACGTCAAGAAGTTCTTGCACTACAACGCCAACAAGGCGCTGATGAACCTCGGCTACGAACCAATGTTCCCCAGCACGGCCACCGACGTGAACCCGTCGATCCTCTCGGCGCTCTCGCCCAACGCAGACGAGAACCATGACTTCTTCAGCGGGTCGGGTTCGTCGTATGTGATCGGCAAGGCTGTCTCGACTGAAGACGAGGACTGGGACTTCTAA
- the nrdE gene encoding class 1b ribonucleoside-diphosphate reductase subunit alpha produces MTDAIATESGMDYHALNAMLNLYGPNGEIQFDKDKEAAREFFLQHVNQNTVFFHSLKERLDYLVEKEYYEKEVLDQYSFDFIQRLNDLAYSKKFRFQTFLGAFKYYTSYTLKTFDGKRYLERFEDRVVMTALGLANGDEKLAVSLVEEIIAGRFQPATPTFLNSGKAQRGELVSCFLLRIEDNMESISRGINSSLQLSKRGGGVALLLSNIRESGAPIKQIENQSSGIIPVMKLLEDSFSYANQLGARQGAGAVYLNAHHPDILRFLDTKRENADEKIRIKTLSLGVVIPDITFDLAKKGEDMYLFSPYDVERVYGVPFGDISVSEKYQEMVDDARIKKTKINAREFFQTIAEIQFESGYPYVVFEDTVNKANPIKGRINMSNLCSEILQVNTPTTYNTDLSYDQIGKDISCNLGSQNIALTMDSPDFGLSIETSIRGLTSVSDQSHISSVRSIEDGNDKSHAIGLGQMNLHGYLARERVHYGSTEGIDFTNIYFYTVLFHALRASNAIAKERGEAFEGFADSTYASGEFFDKYTDAVWEPETERVRELFAHVHIPTQEDWSELKRDVQEHGIYNQNLQAVPPTGSISYINNSTSSIHPIASKIEIRKEGKIGRVYYPAPFMTNDNLEYYTDAYEIGYEKIIDTYAAATQHVDQGLSLTLFFKDTATTRDINRAQIYAWRKGIKTIYYIRLRQLALEGTDVSECVSCML; encoded by the coding sequence ATGACCGACGCGATCGCGACGGAGAGCGGAATGGACTACCACGCGCTCAACGCCATGCTCAATCTGTATGGCCCCAACGGCGAGATTCAGTTCGACAAAGACAAAGAGGCTGCACGCGAGTTCTTCCTGCAGCATGTCAACCAGAACACCGTCTTCTTCCACTCGCTGAAAGAGCGGCTGGACTACCTCGTTGAGAAGGAGTATTACGAGAAAGAGGTTCTTGACCAGTACTCGTTCGACTTCATCCAGCGGCTCAACGACCTTGCCTACTCGAAGAAGTTCCGTTTTCAGACATTCCTCGGCGCGTTCAAGTACTACACCTCGTACACGCTGAAGACCTTCGACGGAAAGCGGTACCTCGAGCGCTTTGAGGATCGCGTCGTCATGACGGCCCTCGGCCTCGCAAACGGTGATGAGAAGCTCGCCGTCAGCCTTGTCGAAGAGATCATCGCCGGGCGCTTCCAGCCGGCGACACCGACATTCCTGAACTCAGGCAAGGCCCAGCGCGGAGAGCTTGTATCGTGCTTCCTGCTGCGCATCGAAGACAACATGGAGTCGATCTCTCGGGGCATCAACTCATCGCTCCAGCTGTCGAAGCGCGGCGGAGGCGTTGCGCTGCTGCTGTCGAACATCCGTGAGTCCGGCGCGCCGATCAAGCAGATCGAAAACCAGTCGTCCGGAATCATCCCCGTGATGAAGCTCCTCGAAGACTCATTCAGCTACGCCAACCAGCTCGGAGCCCGCCAGGGTGCCGGTGCCGTCTACCTCAACGCGCACCACCCCGACATTCTGCGCTTCCTCGACACCAAGCGCGAGAACGCCGACGAGAAGATCCGCATCAAGACGCTGTCGCTCGGCGTCGTGATTCCCGACATCACCTTTGACCTCGCTAAGAAGGGCGAGGACATGTACCTCTTCTCGCCGTACGACGTTGAGCGCGTCTATGGTGTGCCGTTCGGCGACATCTCCGTGTCCGAGAAGTATCAGGAGATGGTGGACGACGCGCGCATCAAGAAGACGAAGATCAATGCGCGCGAGTTCTTCCAGACAATCGCCGAGATTCAGTTCGAGTCCGGTTACCCCTACGTCGTCTTCGAAGACACGGTGAACAAGGCAAACCCGATCAAGGGCCGAATCAACATGTCGAACCTCTGCTCGGAGATTCTGCAGGTGAACACGCCGACCACATACAACACCGACCTGTCTTACGACCAGATCGGCAAGGACATCTCGTGCAACCTCGGCTCGCAGAACATCGCATTGACGATGGACTCGCCCGACTTCGGGCTGAGCATCGAGACATCGATTCGCGGTCTCACGTCGGTGTCTGACCAGAGCCACATCAGCTCTGTCCGTTCCATCGAAGACGGCAACGACAAGTCGCACGCCATCGGACTTGGGCAGATGAACCTGCACGGCTATCTTGCTCGTGAGCGTGTGCACTACGGCAGCACCGAGGGCATCGACTTCACGAACATCTACTTCTACACGGTGCTCTTCCACGCCCTTCGCGCGTCAAACGCGATCGCAAAAGAGCGCGGCGAAGCCTTTGAAGGATTCGCCGATTCGACGTACGCCTCGGGGGAGTTCTTCGATAAGTACACGGATGCGGTGTGGGAGCCGGAGACCGAGCGCGTGCGCGAGCTGTTCGCACACGTGCACATTCCGACCCAGGAAGACTGGTCGGAGCTCAAGCGTGACGTGCAGGAGCACGGCATCTACAACCAGAATCTCCAGGCCGTGCCTCCGACAGGATCGATCTCGTACATCAACAATTCGACGTCGTCGATCCACCCGATCGCGTCGAAGATCGAGATTCGCAAGGAAGGCAAGATCGGCCGCGTGTACTACCCGGCGCCGTTCATGACGAACGACAACCTCGAGTACTACACCGACGCCTACGAGATCGGCTACGAGAAGATCATCGACACCTACGCCGCAGCCACGCAGCACGTTGATCAGGGACTCTCGCTCACGCTGTTCTTCAAGGACACCGCGACGACCCGCGACATCAACCGCGCGCAGATCTACGCATGGCGCAAGGGCATCAAGACGATTTACTACATTCGCCTCCGACAGCTCGCCCTCGAGGGCACTGACGTGAGCGAGTGCGTCAGCTGCATGCTCTGA
- the nrdI gene encoding class Ib ribonucleoside-diphosphate reductase assembly flavoprotein NrdI, which yields MTRLVYFSSVSGNTHRFVEKLGMPARRIPLYAKDPGLKVDEPFVLVTPTYGGGNGHGAVPKQVIRFLNDEENRNLIRGVIAAGNTNFGEAYCLAGDIISAKCTVPTLYRFELFGTPDDVNVVHEGLDQFWKRQ from the coding sequence ATGACACGACTGGTCTATTTCTCAAGTGTTTCGGGGAATACGCACCGGTTTGTCGAGAAGCTCGGGATGCCCGCGCGGCGAATACCGCTGTACGCGAAAGACCCTGGGCTGAAGGTAGATGAGCCTTTCGTGCTCGTCACGCCGACGTACGGCGGAGGAAACGGCCACGGCGCCGTGCCCAAGCAGGTGATCCGGTTCCTCAATGATGAGGAGAACCGGAACCTGATCAGGGGAGTCATTGCCGCAGGAAATACAAATTTTGGCGAGGCGTACTGCCTCGCAGGCGACATCATCTCGGCAAAATGCACGGTGCCGACTCTCTATCGTTTTGAACTTTTTGGAACCCCGGACGACGTGAACGTCGTTCACGAAGGATTGGATCAATTTTGGAAGCGACAATGA
- the nrdH gene encoding glutaredoxin-like protein NrdH, whose product MAITVYTKPSCVQCTATYRALDSKGLEYEVHDLSEDESALEQVKALGYLQAPVVIADDEHWSGFRPDKISELAERLG is encoded by the coding sequence ATGGCAATCACGGTTTACACCAAGCCTTCATGCGTTCAGTGCACGGCGACCTACCGCGCGCTCGACAGCAAGGGTCTCGAGTACGAAGTTCACGATCTTTCTGAAGACGAATCGGCGCTCGAGCAGGTCAAGGCTCTCGGCTACCTCCAGGCGCCCGTCGTCATTGCCGATGATGAACACTGGTCGGGGTTTCGTCCCGACAAGATCAGCGAACTCGCTGAACGGCTCGGCTAG
- a CDS encoding NADPH-dependent FMN reductase, which yields MSINSPRPSERPLRIMLVLGSVRPGRVALPIALWVHDHLGDVPDIDVDFVDLMEEQLPFMDEPVLDGGQGYANAHSRAWSERVARADAVIFVAPAYGDGFSPVVRNALDYLNREWHGKRVGLVTYGRDAKRLSRRLGDSLQARGMSVTRPVVAITDLQARVRGFDFDGNSQISRSCVRMIGGVRQSFAAVEPQLVAGGVA from the coding sequence ATGTCTATAAACTCCCCCCGGCCGAGCGAGCGTCCCCTACGCATCATGCTCGTCCTCGGCAGCGTTCGCCCCGGACGTGTTGCCCTCCCGATCGCCCTCTGGGTGCATGACCATCTCGGTGATGTCCCCGACATCGACGTTGATTTCGTCGATCTCATGGAGGAGCAGCTGCCATTCATGGACGAGCCCGTTCTTGACGGTGGCCAGGGATATGCCAACGCCCATTCTCGAGCCTGGAGCGAGCGCGTCGCCCGTGCCGACGCCGTCATCTTCGTTGCCCCGGCGTATGGCGACGGGTTCTCGCCCGTCGTTCGAAACGCACTCGACTACCTGAATCGCGAGTGGCACGGCAAGCGCGTTGGCCTTGTGACCTATGGGCGCGACGCGAAGAGGCTCTCACGGCGACTCGGCGACTCGCTGCAGGCGAGGGGAATGAGCGTCACTCGACCCGTCGTCGCGATCACGGATCTGCAGGCACGCGTGCGCGGATTCGACTTCGACGGAAATTCGCAGATCAGCAGGAGCTGCGTGCGTATGATCGGCGGAGTGCGACAGTCGTTCGCAGCCGTCGAGCCCCAGCTCGTCGCAGGGGGAGTTGCCTGA
- a CDS encoding acyl-CoA dehydrogenase family protein → MEERSMAELLPDTLLERIRSRAAGLDKNNEFFDDDLAELVQSGYLTAFVPHSLGGPGLTLVDVSRLQRRLASAAPATALAVNMHLIWTGVARQLHDRGDSSLDFVLTGAAQGEIYAFGISEAGNDLVLVGSNSEARPDDDGGYSFYGTKIFTSLAPAWTVLGTMGLDSTSDDAPKVVYGFVRREDGGFTIKNDWDTVGMRATQSRTTVLEGAHAAADAVVRRLVPGPNPDPLIFGISSNFQLLVASVYTGLAERALELAIEAAKKRTSKQNNNSPYSDDPVLRWRIADAWMALDAIPAQIERTASDIADGIDHGSLWFPKVSAVKVRATDTARSVVDQAIAVAGGGSYFSRSELGRLYRDVLAGMFHPSNSDAAHKAAANGLLGPTTEV, encoded by the coding sequence ATGGAGGAGAGAAGCATGGCCGAATTGCTGCCAGACACGCTGCTTGAGCGCATCCGCTCGCGAGCCGCTGGACTCGACAAAAACAATGAGTTCTTCGATGACGACCTCGCTGAGCTTGTGCAGTCCGGGTACCTGACTGCATTTGTTCCGCACTCCCTTGGCGGGCCCGGATTGACCCTCGTTGACGTGTCGCGGCTGCAACGCCGCCTCGCCTCCGCTGCGCCGGCAACGGCGCTTGCCGTCAATATGCATCTCATCTGGACCGGAGTGGCGCGTCAGCTGCATGACCGTGGTGACTCCTCGCTGGATTTCGTTCTGACAGGAGCCGCTCAGGGCGAAATCTATGCGTTCGGAATCAGCGAGGCAGGAAACGACCTTGTGCTGGTCGGTTCGAACTCAGAGGCACGCCCAGACGACGACGGGGGCTACTCGTTCTACGGAACGAAGATCTTCACGTCGCTTGCTCCCGCGTGGACCGTGCTGGGCACGATGGGGCTCGATTCGACGTCAGACGACGCGCCCAAGGTCGTCTATGGGTTCGTGCGCCGCGAGGACGGAGGCTTCACGATCAAGAACGATTGGGACACCGTTGGCATGCGCGCGACGCAGAGCCGCACGACCGTGCTCGAGGGAGCACATGCGGCAGCGGATGCCGTCGTGCGCCGCCTTGTGCCTGGCCCCAACCCCGACCCGCTGATCTTCGGAATATCCTCCAACTTTCAGCTTCTCGTCGCCAGCGTGTACACGGGCCTTGCCGAGCGGGCCCTTGAACTGGCAATCGAAGCCGCAAAAAAGCGAACGTCGAAGCAGAACAACAACTCTCCATACTCCGATGACCCGGTTCTGCGCTGGAGGATCGCAGACGCCTGGATGGCTCTCGATGCGATACCTGCCCAGATCGAACGCACCGCGAGTGACATCGCAGACGGGATCGATCACGGCAGTCTGTGGTTTCCAAAGGTTTCTGCGGTGAAGGTGCGAGCCACCGACACAGCGCGCTCCGTCGTCGATCAGGCAATCGCCGTCGCCGGCGGTGGCAGCTATTTCTCGCGCAGCGAACTGGGACGTCTCTATCGGGATGTACTCGCCGGCATGTTCCATCCTTCGAATTCGGATGCCGCGCACAAAGCAGCGGCGAACGGATTGCTCGGCCCGACAACAGAGGTCTGA